One genomic segment of Impatiens glandulifera chromosome 6, dImpGla2.1, whole genome shotgun sequence includes these proteins:
- the LOC124943207 gene encoding uncharacterized mitochondrial protein AtMg00810-like: MDTPIETNTRYSLTDGSPLPDPALYLTIIGSLVHLTITRPNIAHDVHIVSQFVTAPTTVHWSVVLRILQYLRGTQFQSLLLSSSSSLDLRAFSDVDWPSDPSDRKSTTGFCIILGDSLISRKRKKQDVISRSSMEAEYRVMASTTCEPVWLR; this comes from the coding sequence ATGGATACTCCAATTGAAACCAATACTCGGTATTCCTTAACCGATGGCTCACCTTTGCCAGATCCAGCCTTGTATCTTACTATTATTGGCAGCTTGGTTCACCTCACCATCACCCGTCCTAATATTGCTCATGATGTACACATTGTTAGTCAATTTGTTACTGCGCCTACTACAGTTCATTGGAGTGTTGTTCTTCGTATTCTCCAGTATCTTCGGGGAACTCAGTTTCAGagccttcttctttcttcctcttcttccttgGATCTTCGAGCGTTCTCTGATGTTGATTGGCCTAGTGATCCCTCCGATCGCAAGTCCACCACAGGGTTTTGTATCATTCTTGGTGATTCTTTGATTTCAAGGAAGAGAAAGAAGCAAGATGTGATCTCTAGATCTTCCATGGAAGCTGAGTATCGTGTTATGGCCTCTACGACCTGTGAGCCTGTTTGGTTACGATAG